The Deltaproteobacteria bacterium genome segment CGGCAAGACCCCGACACCATCATGATCGGCGAGATCCGCGACTTCGAGACCGCGGAAATCGGCGTGAAGGCCGCGCTCACCGGCCACATGGTGCTCTCCACCCTCCACACCAACGACGCGCCCGGCACCATCTCCCGCCTGCTGAACATGGGCCTGGAGCCGTTCCTCGTCACCGCCGCGGTGAACCTGATTCTTGCCCAGCGTCTGGTGCGCAAGCTCTGCAACGACTGCAAGAAGAAGTCGGACGTGACGCCCCAGGCGCTCATCGACGCCGGCATCGCCCCCGAGGAGGCCGGCACCTTCGACGTGTTCGAGCCCGCCGGCTGCCGCAACTGCAACGACCGCGGCTACCGCGGCCGCCTCGCGGTGTACGAGGTCATGCCCTTCTTCGACGCCCTCAAGGACCTGGTGATCAACGGCGCCTCGGCGGCGGAGCTCAAGCAGGAGGCCATCCGCCAGGGCATGGTCACCCTGCGCATGAGCGCGCTCAACAAGCTCAAGGCCGGCATCACCACCCTGGAAGAGGTGGTGGGCAACACCGCCCCCGACCGGTTCTAGTCATATCGAGATATAGCTCAATCCCGCAGTCCCGGAGCGCGTTTCCATGGCAAATCTGCACCAGCTGTTGAAGGCGATGGTCGAGAAGGGCGCGAGCGATCTGCACATCACCACCGGCTCGCCACCGCAGCTGCGCATCGACGGCGACCTGGTGCCGCTCAAGACCGCCCCGCTCACGCCCGTGGAGACCAAGCAGCTCTGCTACTCGATCTTGACCGACGCGCAGAAGCACAAGTTCGAAGAGGACAACGAGCTCGACCTCTCCTTCGGCGTGAAGAGCCTCTCGCGCTTCCGCGCCAACATCTTTATGCAGCGCGGCGCGGTGGCGGGCGCGTTCCGAACCATTCCCTTCAAGATCTTGAGCTTCAACGAGCTCGGCCTGCCGCAGGTGGTGGCCGATCTCTCGAAGAAGCCGCGCGGCCTGATCCTGGTGACGGGACCGACCGGCTCGGGCAAGAGCACGACCCTGGCGTCGATCATCGACAAGATCAACACCGAGCGTCATGAGCACATCATGACCATCGAAGATCCCATCGAGTACCTGCACCCGCACAAGAACTGCCTGGTGAACCAGCGCGAGGTGGGCGCGGATACCAAGAGCTTCAAGCTGGCGCTCAAGTACATCCTCCGGCAGGACCCCGACGTGGTGCTCATCGGCGAAATGCGAGACCTCGAGACCATCGAGGCGGCGCTCACCATCTCCGAGACCGGCCACCTGGCCTTCGGCACCCTGCACACCAACAGCTGCGTGCAGACCATCAACCGCATCCTCGACGTGTTCCCGCCCTACCAACAGCCGCAGGTGCGCGCGCAGATGAGCTTCACGCTCGAGGGCGTGCTCAGCCAGGCGCTGATCCCGCGCGCTGGCCAGCCGGGCCGCATCCTGGGGCTGGAGGTCATGGTGCCCAACAGCGCCATCCGGAACCTCATCCGCGAGGACAAGGTCCACCAGATCTACTCGCAGATGCAGGTCGGCCAGGCCAAGTTCGGCATGCAGACCTTCAACCAGAGCCTCTTTGCGCTGCTCTCCAAGCGCATGATCACCCAGGACGAGGCCTTTGGCCGCTCGAGCGATCCCGAGGAGCTGCGCAACATGATCGCCAACGGCGGCAGCATGGCTCGGCCCGTCCAGACCCCGCAGGCGGCCCGGTAGCCGGTCCTACCTGCACGCACCTCGGGGCAGGCCGGCTTTTGGGAGTTGAAGCGCGAATGGCGTAGCATGCGGACTGGGCAAAGTTCTGCCCACCGTTTTCGTGGAGGCAGCGATGGCAGGCGCGCTGGCTGCAAAGCAGGCTGCGGGTACGGCCAAGAAGAACCCGGTCTACGTCTGGGAAGCCCGCACCAAGCAGGGCGAGACGAAGAAGGGCGAGATGGAGGCGGCCGACGCCGAGGCCGTGAACTCGCGCCTTCGCACCCTCGGCTACCAGCCGGTGAAGGTGAAGAAGAAGGCAACGGAAATCAACATCAAGCTGCCGGGCATGGGAGGCGTGTCCACCAAGGACATCGTCATCTTCACCCGTCAGTTCGCCACGATGATCGACGCAGGTCTGCCCCTGGTTCAGTGCCTCGACATCATCGCCGGGCAGACGGAGAACCTGTCCTTCAAAGAGGTGCTGTTCAAGGTGAAGGGCCGCGTCGAATCCGGCTCCACCTTCGCCGACGCGCTCAAGGACCACCCGAAGGTCTTCGACGAACTCTATGCCCAGCTGGTGGCCGCGGGCGAGGTTGGCGGCATCCTCGACACCATCCTGAACCGCCTCGCGGCGTACATGGAGAAGAACGAGAAGCTCAAGCGCAAGGTGAAGGGCGCGATGGTCTACCCGACCATCGTGATCTGCGTAGCCATCGGCGTGACGGCCCTGCTCCTGCTCAAGGTCACCCCGACCTTCGAGAAGATGTTCAAGGACTTCCACAGCGAGATGCCGGCTCCCACGCAAATGGTCATCGACTTCTCGCACTGGGTGCAGGCCAACGTCCTCTACATGGCGGGAGGAATTGCTGTGTTGGTCGTCGCCTTCCAGCAGTTCTATCGGAACCCCAAGGGCCGGCGAATATGCGACAAGGTCTTCTTGATGGCGCCCATCATCGGGCCGGTGATCCGCAAGGTGGCGGTGGCGCGCTTCACCCGCACGCTGGGCACGATGATCAGCTCGGGCGTGCCCATCCTCGACGCGCTCGAGGTGACCGCGAAGACCGCCGGCAACCGCACCGTCGAAGACGCGATCTATTACACGCGCACCAAGATCTCCGAGGGCAAGACCATCACCCAGCCGCTCGAGGAGACCAACGTCTTCCCCAACATGGTGGTGCAGATGATCGGCGTCGGTGAGGCCACCGGCGCGATGGATCAGATGCTCAACAAGATCGCCGACTTCTACGACGACGAAGTCGACGTCGCCGTGGCCGGCCTCACCGCCATGATCGAGCCCTTGCTCATGGTGTTCCTGGGCGGCGTGGTCGGCGGCTTCCTCATCGCCATGTATCTGCCCATCTTCTCGATCGCCGGCGCGATCAAGTAGGAGACGCGCGCGGCCAACGTGCGCGGTTGCGACGTGGAAGAGCGCAGCGACCAGCGGGGCGAGCTCCACCGGCGGCTCGTCTGGCTGACGTTCTTCCGCCTCGCGGTGGTGCTGGTGCTCTTTGCGGCCAGCGTGATCTGGGGCTCCTCCAAGGAGCTTACGGATCCGGTGAGCTACCAGCTCATCGGCGTGTGCACGGCGGGCTTTCTGGCCACGCTCTTCTTTGCCGTGCTCTTGCGCTGGGGGCGCTGGCTCACCGGCATCGCCTACGCGGAGATCACCTTCGACGCGCTGCTGGCGATGGCGCTGGTGTACCTCACCGGCGGCTCCAACGCGTTCTCGTTCGTGTTCATCCTGGCGGTGGTGAACGCCGCCCTGGTGCTCTCGCAGCGCGGAGCGATCCTGGCGGCCTCGCTCTCGAGCTTGCTCTTCGCGGCGCTGCGCGTGGGGCTCAACGAGCGCTGGCTCATGCCGCCGGCGCCGTACCTGGAGGAGCCGCCCACGCCCACGGCGGCGCTCATCTTCACCATCTTCGTGAACCTGGGCGCGTTCTTCCTCATGGCCGCGCTGGCCAGCTACCTCGCTGACCAGATCCGCAAGAAGAGCGAGCAGCTCACCGCGCGCGAGCTCGACTTCGAGGCGCTGGCGGAGTTGCACTCGGCGATGCTCGCGTCGATCTCCAGTGGCATCGCCACCGCGGATCCCTCCGGGCGGCTGCTGTTCGTGAACCGCGCGGGCTGGGAGATCTGCGGCCCTTGGCAGAACCGGCAGGCGAGCACGGTGGTGGAGCTCTTGCCTGGGCTGGCGCTGCCTGCGGCCGGGAGCCCGGCGGTGCGGCAGGAGCTGGAGATCGCCGGCCGCGACGGCGAGCGGCGCTTCCTGGGGCTCACGGTGAGCCCGCTTCACGGCGGCGGCGCGTTCGCGGGCGGGCACGTGATCGTCTTCCAGGATCTCACCGAGCTGCGCCGGCTGGAGCTCGACGCCCGCCGCAACGAGCGCCTGGCCTCCATCGGCAAGCTCGCGGCGGGCCTGGCCCACGAGCTGCGCAACCCGCTGGCGAGCATGAGCGGCGCGGTGCAGATGCTCACCTCCAACAAGGCGGACGACCCGGACGAGCAGCGGCTCGGCGACATCGTGGTGAGCGAGACCGAGCGCCTCAACCGGCTGGTCACCGACTTCCTCGGCTTCGCGCGCCCGAGCCCCAGCCGGCCGCTGCGGCTCGAGCTCGCCGAGGCCGTGGGCCAGACCCTCGACATCGTGGCCCACGGGCCGAAGTTCGAGGGCGTGAAGCTGGAGCGCGCGCTGGAGCCGGTGGAGGTGGTGGCCGACGCCGCGCAGCTGCGACAGGTGGTGTGGAACGTGGCGGTGAACGCCGCCGAGGCCATGGGCGGCAAGGGCACCCTCAAGGTCTCGCTCCACCGCGAGGGTGAGGAGGCGCTGCTCACCATGGAGGACAGCGGGCCGGGCCTGCCCCGCGAGGTGATGGCCCAGCTCTTCGATCCCTTCTTCACCACCAAGGCGCAGGGTACCGGTCTCGGGCTGGCCACGGTGCACGCGCTGGTGGAGGCGCACCGGGGCATGGTGCAGGCCGAGAACCGCGAGCAGGGTGGGGCGCGGTTCACGGTGCGGCTGCCGGTGGCGCCGCCGGCGCCGGCCGCGGACGACGCGCGCGACTCTCCGGGCGTTCCGGTGGCTCGGGAGGTGGCGGGCTGATGGGCGCCATCCTGGTTGTCGATGACGAGCGCTCCATGCGCGACTACCTGGAGATCCTGCTGCGCAAGGCAGGGCACCAGGTGGTTGCCGCTGCGAACTTGCAGGCCGCGCGCGACGCGCTCGCCCAGGGTGATCTCGACCTGGTGATCACTGATCTCAAGCTCGGCAACGAGAGCGGCCTGGACCTGCTCACCCACGTGAACGAGCAGCGCATGCCCGTGGAGCTGGTGGTGATCACCGCCTACGCCACCACCGACACGGCCATCGAGGCGATGAAGAAGGGCGCCTACGACTATCTGCAGAAGCCCTTCAAGAACGAAGAGCTGCTGGTGGTCGTGGACAAGGCCATCGAAAAGCGCCGGCTGGTCCGCGAGAACACCGCCCTCAAGCGGCAGCTCGGCCAGGAGCTCATCTTCGGCGAGGCCACGCCCATCAAGGAGATCCGCGCGCTGGTGGAGAAGGTGGCGCCCGGGCGCACCACCGTGCTCATCGAGGGCGAGAGCGGCACGGGCAAGGAGCTGGTGGCGCGCATGCTCCACCAGCGCAGCGGCCGGAGCGGGGCCTTCGTGGCCATGAACTGCGGCGCCATGACCGCGGAGCTGGTGGAGAGCGAGCTCTTCGGCCACGTGAAGGGCGCCTTCACCGGCGCGGTGCAGGCCAGCCCCGGCCTCTTCCGCGCCGCCGACGGGGGCACGCTCTTCCTCGACGAGATCGGTGAGCTGCCCCCGGCCCTCCAAGTAAAGCTCTTGCGCGTGCTGCAAGACCGGGTGGTGCGACCGGTGGGCGGTACGGAGGGCGTGGCGGTGGACGCGCGCATCGTGGCCGCCACCAACCGCTCCCTCGAGGCCGAGGTGGCCGCCGGCCGCTTCCGCGAGGACCTGTTCTACCGCCTGAACGTGGTGCAGCTGCGGGTGCCGCCGCTGCGCGAGCGCCCCAGCGACATCGTGCCCCTGGCGCGGCACTTCGTGGCCCGGTTTGCCAGCGAGCTGGCCCGGCCCCTCATGCAGCTCACCCCGGAGACGGAGCGGCTGCTCGCGGGGCACTCCTTCCCCGGCAACGTTCGCGAGCTGGAGAATGTGGTGGAGCGCGCTGCCGCGCTCTCGGACTCCGATCTCATCGGCCCGGAGGCCTTGCCGGCCGCCCTCCGGGGCGCACCTGCCACGTCGCCGGCGGAGCTGCCGGCCCAGCTGCCCGAGTCCGGATTTGATCTGGAGGCGTTCCTGGAGGCCACCGAGCGTCGGCTGATCCTCGAGGCCCTGGCCCGCACCGGCAGCGTGCGCACCGAGGCCGCCAAGCTCCTGGGGCTCTCCTTCCGCAGCATCCGCTACCGGATTGCCAAGCTGGGCATCGACGCCGGGCCCGAGCGCGAGTGACAAAGTTTGTCAGCGCGATTCTTTCGGGACCGAAGTTTGGCACCTTGACCGGTCGCTAAGTCATGGCAAACTCTCGGCTCGTCGGCGGCGCGAGCCGTGCATAGGCACGCTCTGCCGTCGTCAACCCCCACGGAGACCCAATGACTCTCATGAAGAAGATGAAGAAGGGCTTTACCCTCATCGAGCTGATGATCGTCGTCGCGATCATCGGAATTCTGGCTGCCATCGCCATCCCGAACTTCATCAAGTTCCAGGCGCGCTCCAAGACGGGCGAGGCCAAGAGCAACCTGAAGGGCTATTTCACCGCTGAGAAGGCGTACTACCAAGACCACGACGTCTTCTGCTCCGACATGACGAAGGTCGGCTTCAACCCGGAGCGCGGCAACCGCTACGCCTACGACTTCAGCATCGCGGCGTTCAACAGCGGCCCGACCCTGCAGCAGGACCGCTCCGCGTCCACCCTCGACAGCACCACCGCCTTCTCGGGCATCCAGGTCGACACCTATAAGTACCCTCAGCTGAAGACCACCTACGTGGCCAACTCCGCGGGCACGGTGACCCTGGGCGCCCAGGACTCGGGGCACACCGGCATCGGCGCGGTGAGCGCGGGCGGTCTGGTTGTCGCCAACTCCAACTCCACGGCCTTCGCCTCGTGCACCGCCAACAACGGTGACTTCGTCGGCTTCGCCTTCAGCGACATCGACAACGAGACCAAGGGCATCGACGGTTGGTTCGTGTCTTCGCAGAGCGGCAAGATCTCG includes the following:
- a CDS encoding PilT/PilU family type 4a pilus ATPase, with the protein product MANLHQLLKAMVEKGASDLHITTGSPPQLRIDGDLVPLKTAPLTPVETKQLCYSILTDAQKHKFEEDNELDLSFGVKSLSRFRANIFMQRGAVAGAFRTIPFKILSFNELGLPQVVADLSKKPRGLILVTGPTGSGKSTTLASIIDKINTERHEHIMTIEDPIEYLHPHKNCLVNQREVGADTKSFKLALKYILRQDPDVVLIGEMRDLETIEAALTISETGHLAFGTLHTNSCVQTINRILDVFPPYQQPQVRAQMSFTLEGVLSQALIPRAGQPGRILGLEVMVPNSAIRNLIREDKVHQIYSQMQVGQAKFGMQTFNQSLFALLSKRMITQDEAFGRSSDPEELRNMIANGGSMARPVQTPQAAR
- a CDS encoding type II secretion system F family protein, whose amino-acid sequence is MAGALAAKQAAGTAKKNPVYVWEARTKQGETKKGEMEAADAEAVNSRLRTLGYQPVKVKKKATEINIKLPGMGGVSTKDIVIFTRQFATMIDAGLPLVQCLDIIAGQTENLSFKEVLFKVKGRVESGSTFADALKDHPKVFDELYAQLVAAGEVGGILDTILNRLAAYMEKNEKLKRKVKGAMVYPTIVICVAIGVTALLLLKVTPTFEKMFKDFHSEMPAPTQMVIDFSHWVQANVLYMAGGIAVLVVAFQQFYRNPKGRRICDKVFLMAPIIGPVIRKVAVARFTRTLGTMISSGVPILDALEVTAKTAGNRTVEDAIYYTRTKISEGKTITQPLEETNVFPNMVVQMIGVGEATGAMDQMLNKIADFYDDEVDVAVAGLTAMIEPLLMVFLGGVVGGFLIAMYLPIFSIAGAIK
- a CDS encoding PAS domain-containing sensor histidine kinase, whose protein sequence is MRGCDVEERSDQRGELHRRLVWLTFFRLAVVLVLFAASVIWGSSKELTDPVSYQLIGVCTAGFLATLFFAVLLRWGRWLTGIAYAEITFDALLAMALVYLTGGSNAFSFVFILAVVNAALVLSQRGAILAASLSSLLFAALRVGLNERWLMPPAPYLEEPPTPTAALIFTIFVNLGAFFLMAALASYLADQIRKKSEQLTARELDFEALAELHSAMLASISSGIATADPSGRLLFVNRAGWEICGPWQNRQASTVVELLPGLALPAAGSPAVRQELEIAGRDGERRFLGLTVSPLHGGGAFAGGHVIVFQDLTELRRLELDARRNERLASIGKLAAGLAHELRNPLASMSGAVQMLTSNKADDPDEQRLGDIVVSETERLNRLVTDFLGFARPSPSRPLRLELAEAVGQTLDIVAHGPKFEGVKLERALEPVEVVADAAQLRQVVWNVAVNAAEAMGGKGTLKVSLHREGEEALLTMEDSGPGLPREVMAQLFDPFFTTKAQGTGLGLATVHALVEAHRGMVQAENREQGGARFTVRLPVAPPAPAADDARDSPGVPVAREVAG
- a CDS encoding sigma-54-dependent Fis family transcriptional regulator, translating into MGAILVVDDERSMRDYLEILLRKAGHQVVAAANLQAARDALAQGDLDLVITDLKLGNESGLDLLTHVNEQRMPVELVVITAYATTDTAIEAMKKGAYDYLQKPFKNEELLVVVDKAIEKRRLVRENTALKRQLGQELIFGEATPIKEIRALVEKVAPGRTTVLIEGESGTGKELVARMLHQRSGRSGAFVAMNCGAMTAELVESELFGHVKGAFTGAVQASPGLFRAADGGTLFLDEIGELPPALQVKLLRVLQDRVVRPVGGTEGVAVDARIVAATNRSLEAEVAAGRFREDLFYRLNVVQLRVPPLRERPSDIVPLARHFVARFASELARPLMQLTPETERLLAGHSFPGNVRELENVVERAAALSDSDLIGPEALPAALRGAPATSPAELPAQLPESGFDLEAFLEATERRLILEALARTGSVRTEAAKLLGLSFRSIRYRIAKLGIDAGPERE
- a CDS encoding prepilin-type N-terminal cleavage/methylation domain-containing protein; the protein is MTLMKKMKKGFTLIELMIVVAIIGILAAIAIPNFIKFQARSKTGEAKSNLKGYFTAEKAYYQDHDVFCSDMTKVGFNPERGNRYAYDFSIAAFNSGPTLQQDRSASTLDSTTAFSGIQVDTYKYPQLKTTYVANSAGTVTLGAQDSGHTGIGAVSAGGLVVANSNSTAFASCTANNGDFVGFAFSDIDNETKGIDGWFVSSQSGKISNGGCKSVDLDQVAEGTPGNVYNDVDCDN